A stretch of the Papaver somniferum cultivar HN1 chromosome 6, ASM357369v1, whole genome shotgun sequence genome encodes the following:
- the LOC113289257 gene encoding uncharacterized protein LOC113289257 has translation MRKLWPNVDQEDGLDTVLEVPIPDEMFSKTASKDSDIRWQNMRNWVKSQSVNKSSASQQALAGRNAELQLLLNVVGSPLLPLQVQSEKSVNSAIKDCSIQASTAKYIVHTYIAAVGGQQAINGVNSMYAIGQVKMCASEFHMGGDSVTLRGNGEIGGFVLWQKSPDLWNLELVVSGSKLSAGSNGKVVWRQFATQQSHASRGPPRPLRRFLQGLDPRSTANLFSDAVCIGERIINNNDCFILKLDASSTSLQARSSDTFEIIHHTIWGYFSQKSGLLIQFEDSHLLRMSTKSGEDVFWETSMESMIDDYRYVEGINIAHSGKTVVTLFRYGTGSANHKRKMEETWSIEEVDFNIWGLSMDCFLPPADLKKEDDNDDKQQQSYH, from the exons ATGAGGAAGCTGTGGCCTAATGTTGATCAAGAAGATGGCCTTGATACAGTCCTTGAAGTTCCCATCCCTGATGAGATGTTTAGTAAAACCGCTAGTAAAGATTCCGACATTCGGTGGCAAAATATGCGGAATTGGGTGAAATCTCAATCCGTGAACAAGTCTTCTGCATCGCAGCAAGCCCTTGCGGGACGCAACGCTGAGTTGCAGCTCCTGCTCAATGTCGTCGGCTCTCCGCTCCTTCCTCTTCAAGTTCAATCTGAAAAGTCTGTCAACAGTGCCATTAAAGATTGTTCTATT CAAGCCTCGACCGCGAAATATATCGTGCATACGTACATTGCTGCAGTAGGAGGACAGCAAGCGATCAACGGGGTGAATAGCATGTACGCGATAGGACAGGTAAAGATGTGTGCATCCGAATTTCACATGGGCGGTGATAGTGTAACTTTGAGAGGAAATGGTGAGATCGGCGGGTTCGTTCTTTGGCAAAAGAGCCCGGACCTTTGGAACCTCGAACTCGTTGTTTCAGGCAGCAAATTGAGTGCTGGAAGCAACGGTAAGGTTGTTTGGAGACAATTCGCCACTCAACAATCACACGCATCCAGGGGACCTCCTAGACCCTTACGCCGGTTCCTGCAG GGGTTAGACCCACGGTCGACGGCAAATTTGTTCTCGGATGCAGTGTGCATCGGTGAGAGGATCATAAACAACAATGACTGTTTCATACTAAAGCTGGATGCAAGCTCGACATCTCTTCAAGCACGGAGCAGCGACACTTTTGAAATCATTCACCACACAATATGGGGTTATTTCAGCCAGAAAAGTGGACTTTTGATTCAATTTGAAGACTCCCATTTACTCAGAATGAGTACAAAGAGCGGAGAAGATGTCTTTTGGGAAACCAGTATGGAGTCTATGATCGATGATTATAGATACGTTGAAGGAATAAATATAGCTCACAGCGGTAAAACCGTTGTTACGTTATTTAGATACGGTACAGGATCGGCCAACCATAAGAGAAAAATGGAAGAAACGTGGTCGATAGAGGAAGTTGATTTTAATATCTGGGGGTTGTCTATGGATTGTTTTTTACCTCCAGCAGATCTTAAAAAGGAAGATGACAATGACGATAAACAACAACAAAGTTACCATTAG
- the LOC113289258 gene encoding probable polyol transporter 6 codes for MLDKMESAMKGDHQHKMNKYACGCAIVASMISIIFGYDTGVMSGAMIFIKEDLKINDTQVEVLAGILNLCAFVGSLLAGRTSDWIGRRYTIVVASFIFLVGAVLMGYAPTYAILMTGRCIAGIGVGFALLLAPVYSAEISSPSYRGLLMSLPELCISLGILLGYISNYFFSHLSLTLGWRMMLGVAGIPSLALMAGILKMPESPRWLVMQGRVGEAKKVLLLVSNTKEEAEYRLQDIKMAAGIDASCTDDVVKIPDDKKGGKGVWKEILKPSPPVRWILLACIGIHFFEHATGIEAVVLYSPRIFKKAGVIDKHKLLLATIGVGLTKTTCILVATFMLDKAGRRRLLLTSVGGMIVALATLGFSLTIAEHSKEQILWALCLSIVATYTFVAFFSIGLGPITWVYSSEIFPLRLRAQGASLGVAVNRLTNAGISMSFLSLSNAITIGGSFFLFSAVAIVAWCFFFFLCPETKGKSLEDIEELFTRKSSSADIELKTKAELSSS; via the exons ATGCTAGACAAAATGGAATCAGCCATGAAGGGAGATCACCAACACAAGATGAACAAGTATGCTTGTGGTTGTGCTATTGTTGCTTCCATGATCTCCATCATTTTTGGCTATG ATACTGGAGTTATGAGTGGAGCTAtgatcttcataaaagaagatctAAAAATAAACGATACCCAAGTTGAAGTTCTTGCAGGAATTCTCAACTTGTGTGCATTTGTGGGTTCTCTCTTAGCTGGTAGAACTTCAGATTGGATCGGTCGGCGTTATACGATTGTTGTTGCTTCTTTCATCTTCTTGGTTGGTGCGGTTCTAATGGGATACGCACCCACCTATGCAATTCTAATGACAGGAAGGTGCATTGCGGGTATTGGTGTTGGTTTTGCACTTTTACTTGCACCAGTTTATTCAGCTGAGATATCTTCGCCATCTTATCGAGGACTTTTAATGTCTTTGCCCGAACTTTGTATCAGTCTTGGTATATTGTTAGGTTACATTTCAAATTATTTCTTTTCGCATTTGTCTCTAACGCTTGGATGGAGAATGATGCTTGGAGTCGCCGGAATTCCTTCACTGGCCTTAATGGCCGGTATTCTTAAAATGCCTGAATCACCAAGATGGTTGGTGATGCAAGGCAGAGTTGGTGAAGCTAAGAAAGTTttattactagtatctaacacaAAAGAAGAAGCTGAATACAGGCTTCAAGACATAAAAATGGCCGCTGGTATTGATGCATCTTGCACAGACGACGTCGTAAAGATTCCCGATGACAAGAAAGGAGGAAAAGGTGTTtggaaagaaatcctaaaacctTCACCTCCTGTTCGTTGGATCTTACTAGCTTGCATCGGGATACACTTCTTCGAACATGCAACAGGGATTGAAGCAGTTGTTCTTTACAGTCCAAGAATTTTCAAGAAAGCAGGAGTTATTGACAAGCACAAGCTCTTGCTTGCCACTATTGGAGTTGGCCTTACTAAAACAACCTGTATCCTGGTGGCAACATTCATGCTAGACAAAGCCGGACGAAGGCGCCTGTTGTTAACGAGCGTAGGCGGTATGATCGTTGCCCTGGCAACACTTGGATTTAGTTTAACAATAGCAGAACACTCAAAAGAACAGATCTTATGGGCGTTATGCTTGAGTATCGTAGCTACATACACATTTGTAGCTTTCTTCTCAATTGGACTTGGACCAATAACATGGGTTTATAGTTCTGAAATCTTTCCCCTGAGACTCAGAGCACAGGGAGCTAGTTTGGGCGTCGCGGTAAACAGACTCACGAATGCTGGTATATCGATgagttttctttctctttctaatGCTATCACAATTGGGGGAAGCTTTTTCCTGTTTTCAGCTGTTGCAATAGTTGCTTGgtgctttttctttttcttgtgccCTGAAACCAAAGGCAAGTCTTTAGAAGATATAGAGGAGCTTTTCACTAGGAAGTCGTCGTCAGCGGATATTGAGCTGAAAACTAAAGCTGAATTATCAAGTAGTTAA
- the LOC113289259 gene encoding uncharacterized protein LOC113289259 isoform X1: MELNGSSDVHYIQAIMGGLVSKIINVNSLGRPALKFKPLKSIYESEDSNNKQRKAAISGSPFRSDRFRTETVSDCEEIIPADISLGEIKRRCKAKRKKLTEMENNDKNTCFFPTDTSIEISYTDEQRKEDEADLEEPISSLKLKLSKKKLKQSCFQKCVFTSPVSQETFPENIPHSPQESLETVESIHTHSDVKVESFKSLNDLVSLADGSTSMSDLDTGSSGFLSYEVPRWLNGDSEEQTSSAKASATSLCIVHEPIDIKSEPLGTDANVVSVAGSYLYMSYSDMDFGEDKYHIPSTVNGNELRSGRFTFVTEEAPSCVINEVPFECLETGASTILIKESSNAVHEEPFGPVGLVMPLCFSRGDVRIVKETTDVELPQLSSQDYLSSPVLESENKGLSIIDAEIVVGIKDVELLQIRSQDSPSFPVFESENGGPCMIDADIVAGITDVVLPQISSQDYPSSTVLLEFKNEGLSISDADIIKGFTDVELQQFSSLDSSSKKGLSRSDAEIVKGVTDVELHPQNSQDSPSPPELDSNNEILSLSDAEIVGIIDVELQLLSSYGNPSYPELQSKNEGDVARPIPARAELGAIEDSFCIPENKFEHDSIFGYPILPCNKTEVVSERIHSGAEICRSGQEESCTKGITCLVDIETVTQMSESEQIAAGCDGSNSEMIGESDSKEDQPLITDDNVVNAGISFMSSQNSTPCSSLGTDSDSVGHHHSPTVQPVEKCSSPVTAEPVTDVDEVLDCSTVTSPDAINRVAVMEDLEDNHGRKLDYPPKRLFSARKAISPSSQEKLLQAVDADELYDKIKPSTGIRIIGPKVKMNSDGVLKKRKMMKNGSAQLVPKGILKAPNVSFMVPRHCSEGASIQTCADKAVSFTQRQMHDIEVLATKLMKQLKSMKEIVEQSLLVETLQTDSCSSTQLKYTVDKMRMATENAAEAEETTKKWLSMMSKDCNRFCKILKTTELKAAAAAASSSPSGNEVHRKRRKITFADETGGNLCHVKIFKDDHEYLLGPESETAI; encoded by the exons ATGGAGTTAAATGGGTCGAGTGATGTTCATTATATTCAGGCGATAATGGGTGGGCTGGTGTCAAAAATTATCAATGTGAATTCTTTAGGAAGACCAGCATTGAAGTTCAAGCCCCTTAAAAGCATATATGAGTCTGAAGATTCAAACAATAAGCAACGAAAGGCAGCAATCTCCGGTTCACCTTTTAGGTCTGATAGGTTCAGGACTGAAACGGTGAGTGACTGTGAGGAAATTATCCCTGCTGACATCTCTTTGGGAGAGATAAAGAGGAGATGCAAAGCAAAGAGGAAGAAACTTACAGAAATGGAAAATAATGATAAAAATACTTGCTTCTTTCCTACTGATACCTCTATTGAGATTAGCTACACAGATGAGCAACGGAAGGAAGATGAAGCTGACCTAGAGGAACCCATCAGTAGTTTGAAACTGAAGCTGTCGAAGAAAAAGCTTAAACAAAGTTGCTTCCAGAAATGTGTATTTACATCTCCAGTCTCTCAGGAAACATTCCCTGAAAATATCCCCCACTCTCCTCAAGAATCATTGGAAACTGTCGAGAGTATACATACACATTCTGATGTTAAGGTTGAGAGTTTCAAATCTCTTAATGATTTGGTAAGTCTTGCTGATGGTTCTACAAGTATGTCTGATTTAGATACAGGTTCTTCTGGTTTTTTGTCGTATGAAGTACCCAGGTGGCTTAATGGCGATTCAGAGGAACAAACTTCTTCAGCTAAAGCGTCTGCAACTTCTCTATGCATTGTTCATGAACCCATTGATATCAAGTCAGAGCCTTTGGGAACAGATGCTAATGTGGTATCTGTTGCTGGTAGTTATCTGTATATGTCTTATTCAGATATGGATTTCGGTGAAGATAAGTATCATATACCCTCGACAGTTAATGGAAATGAGTTGAGGTCTGGAAGATTTACTTTTGTAACTGAAGAGgctcctagttgtgttataaaTGAGGTTCCTTTTGAATGCTTGGAGACTGGGGCATCAACTATATTGATTAAAGAAAGTTCAAATGCTGTTCATGAGGAACCATTTGGACCTGTGGGGCTTGTTATGCCTCTTTGTTTCTCCAGAGGTGATGTTAGGATTGTTAAAGAAACTACAGACGTGGAGCTTCCCCAGCTCAGTAGTCAGGATTATCTTTCTTCGCCAGTGTTGGAATCTGAGAACAAGGGTCTTTCCATTATTGATGCTGAGATTGTCGTAGGTATTAAAGATGTGGAGCTTCTGCAGATTCGTAGTCAAGATTCTCCTTCTTTCCCTGTATTTGAATCCGAGAATGGAGGTCCTTGCATGATTGATGCTGACATTGTTGCAGGAATTACTGATGTGGTGCTTCCGCAGATTAGTAGTCAAGATTATCCTTCTTCCACTGTATTATTGGAATTTAAGAACGAGGGTCTTTCCATAAGTGATGCTGATATTATTAAGGGATTTACAGATGTGGAACTTCAGCAATTTAGCAGTCTTGATTCTTCTTCTAAGAAAGGTCTTTCCAGAAGTGATGCTGAGATTGTTAAGGGAGTTACAGATGTGGAACTTCATCCGCAAAATAGTCAAGATTCTCCTTCTCCCCCTGAATTGGACTCTAACAACGAGATTCTTTCCTTAAGTGATGCTGAGATCGTTGGAATTATAGATGTGGAACTTCAGCTGCTTAGTAGTTATGGTAATCCTTCTTATCCTGAACTACAATCTAAAAACGAGGGTGATGTGGCTAGACCTATCCCTGCAAGAGCAGAACTTGGAGCCATTGAAGACTCTTTTTGTATCCCTGAAAACAAATTTGAGCATGACAGTATTTTTGGTTATCCAATTTTACCTTGCAACAAAACAGAAGTTGTCAGTGAAAGAATTCATTCCGGGGCTGAGATATGTAGAAGTGGCCAAGAAGAATCTTGTACCAAGGGAATAACATGCTTGGTGGATATTGAGACTGTGACGCAAATGTCTGAAAGTGAACAAATTGCTGCTGGTTGTGATGGAAGTAATTCTGAGATGATAGGTGAAAGTGACAGTAAGGAGGATCAACCTCTTATTACAGATGACAATGTTGTTAATGCTGGAATTTCTTTCATGTCATCACAGAATTCTACTCCATGTTCAAGTCTTGGAACTGATTCAGATTCTGTAGGCCATCATCATTCACCCACAGTCCAGCCTGTAGAGAAGTGCTCATCTCCAGTAACTGCTGAACCAGTGACGGATGTCGATGAAGTACTAGATTGTTCTACTGTCACCAGTCCTGATGCCATCAACAGGGTTGCAGTCATGGAAGACCTTGAGGATAACCATGGTCGAAAGCTAGATTATCCTCCAAAAAGGTTATTTTCAGCCAGAAAG GCCATTTCACCATCTTCTCAGGAAAAGCTTCTTCAAGCTGTGGATGCTGATGAACTATATGATAAGATAAAACCGTCGA CAGGAATACGTATTATaggacccaaagtcaaaatgaACTCTGATGGAGTCCTTAAGAAacggaagatgatgaagaatggATCTGCACAACTGGTTCCTAAAGGCATTCTCAAGGCTCCAAATGTTTCATTTATGGTACCACGTCATTGCTCTGAAGGTGCATCCATCCAGACTTGTGCAGACAAAGCTGTTTCATTCACGCAGAGGCAGATGCATGACATTGAGGTTCTAGCAACGAAGCTCATGAAGCAGTTAAAATCTATGAAAGAGATTGTTGAACAATCATTGCTCGTGGAAACTTTGCAAACTGATTCATGTTCATCTACACAATTGAAATATACTGTTGACAAG ATGAGGATGGCTACTGAAAATGCAGCAGAAGCCGAAGAAACTACAAAAAAATGGCTTTCCATGATGTCCAAGGACTGCAATCGTTTCTGCAAAATTTTG AAAACAACAGAGTtaaaagctgctgctgctgctgcatcatCATCACCGTCTGGCAATGAGGTCCacagaaagagaagaaaaataacaTTTGCTGATGAAACTGGTGGTAACCTCTGCCATGTCAAGATTTTCAAAGATGATCATGAATATCTTTTAGGTCCTGAAAGTGAAACAGCTATCTAG
- the LOC113289259 gene encoding uncharacterized protein LOC113289259 isoform X2, translating to MELNGSSDVHYIQAIMGGLVSKIINVNSLGRPALKFKPLKSIYESEDSNNKQRKAAISGSPFRSDRFRTETVSDCEEIIPADISLGEIKRRCKAKRKKLTEMENNDKNTCFFPTDTSIEISYTDEQRKEDEADLEEPISSLKLKLSKKKLKQSCFQKCVFTSPVSQETFPENIPHSPQESLETVESIHTHSDVKVESFKSLNDLVSLADGSTSMSDLDTGSSGFLSYEVPRWLNGDSEEQTSSAKASATSLCIVHEPIDIKSEPLGTDANVVSVAGSYLYMSYSDMDFGEDKYHIPSTVNGNELRSGRFTFVTEEAPSCVINEVPFECLETGASTILIKESSNAVHEEPFGPVGLVMPLCFSRGDVRIVKETTDVELPQLSSQDYLSSPVLESENKGLSIIDAEIVVGIKDVELLQIRSQDSPSFPVFESENGGPCMIDADIVAGITDVVLPQISSQDYPSSTVLLEFKNEGLSISDADIIKGFTDVELQQFSSLDSSSKKGLSRSDAEIVKGVTDVELHPQNSQDSPSPPELDSNNEILSLSDAEIVGIIDVELQLLSSYGNPSYPELQSKNEGDVARPIPARAELGAIEDSFCIPENKFEHDSIFGYPILPCNKTEVVSERIHSGAEICRSGQEESCTKGITCLVDIETVTQMSESEQIAAGCDGSNSEMIGESDSKEDQPLITDDNVVNAGISFMSSQNSTPCSSLGTDSDSVGHHHSPTVQPVEKCSSPVTAEPVTDVDEVLDCSTVTSPDAINRVAVMEDLEDNHGRKLDYPPKRLFSARKAISPSSQEKLLQAVDADELYDKIKPSRIRIIGPKVKMNSDGVLKKRKMMKNGSAQLVPKGILKAPNVSFMVPRHCSEGASIQTCADKAVSFTQRQMHDIEVLATKLMKQLKSMKEIVEQSLLVETLQTDSCSSTQLKYTVDKMRMATENAAEAEETTKKWLSMMSKDCNRFCKILKTTELKAAAAAASSSPSGNEVHRKRRKITFADETGGNLCHVKIFKDDHEYLLGPESETAI from the exons ATGGAGTTAAATGGGTCGAGTGATGTTCATTATATTCAGGCGATAATGGGTGGGCTGGTGTCAAAAATTATCAATGTGAATTCTTTAGGAAGACCAGCATTGAAGTTCAAGCCCCTTAAAAGCATATATGAGTCTGAAGATTCAAACAATAAGCAACGAAAGGCAGCAATCTCCGGTTCACCTTTTAGGTCTGATAGGTTCAGGACTGAAACGGTGAGTGACTGTGAGGAAATTATCCCTGCTGACATCTCTTTGGGAGAGATAAAGAGGAGATGCAAAGCAAAGAGGAAGAAACTTACAGAAATGGAAAATAATGATAAAAATACTTGCTTCTTTCCTACTGATACCTCTATTGAGATTAGCTACACAGATGAGCAACGGAAGGAAGATGAAGCTGACCTAGAGGAACCCATCAGTAGTTTGAAACTGAAGCTGTCGAAGAAAAAGCTTAAACAAAGTTGCTTCCAGAAATGTGTATTTACATCTCCAGTCTCTCAGGAAACATTCCCTGAAAATATCCCCCACTCTCCTCAAGAATCATTGGAAACTGTCGAGAGTATACATACACATTCTGATGTTAAGGTTGAGAGTTTCAAATCTCTTAATGATTTGGTAAGTCTTGCTGATGGTTCTACAAGTATGTCTGATTTAGATACAGGTTCTTCTGGTTTTTTGTCGTATGAAGTACCCAGGTGGCTTAATGGCGATTCAGAGGAACAAACTTCTTCAGCTAAAGCGTCTGCAACTTCTCTATGCATTGTTCATGAACCCATTGATATCAAGTCAGAGCCTTTGGGAACAGATGCTAATGTGGTATCTGTTGCTGGTAGTTATCTGTATATGTCTTATTCAGATATGGATTTCGGTGAAGATAAGTATCATATACCCTCGACAGTTAATGGAAATGAGTTGAGGTCTGGAAGATTTACTTTTGTAACTGAAGAGgctcctagttgtgttataaaTGAGGTTCCTTTTGAATGCTTGGAGACTGGGGCATCAACTATATTGATTAAAGAAAGTTCAAATGCTGTTCATGAGGAACCATTTGGACCTGTGGGGCTTGTTATGCCTCTTTGTTTCTCCAGAGGTGATGTTAGGATTGTTAAAGAAACTACAGACGTGGAGCTTCCCCAGCTCAGTAGTCAGGATTATCTTTCTTCGCCAGTGTTGGAATCTGAGAACAAGGGTCTTTCCATTATTGATGCTGAGATTGTCGTAGGTATTAAAGATGTGGAGCTTCTGCAGATTCGTAGTCAAGATTCTCCTTCTTTCCCTGTATTTGAATCCGAGAATGGAGGTCCTTGCATGATTGATGCTGACATTGTTGCAGGAATTACTGATGTGGTGCTTCCGCAGATTAGTAGTCAAGATTATCCTTCTTCCACTGTATTATTGGAATTTAAGAACGAGGGTCTTTCCATAAGTGATGCTGATATTATTAAGGGATTTACAGATGTGGAACTTCAGCAATTTAGCAGTCTTGATTCTTCTTCTAAGAAAGGTCTTTCCAGAAGTGATGCTGAGATTGTTAAGGGAGTTACAGATGTGGAACTTCATCCGCAAAATAGTCAAGATTCTCCTTCTCCCCCTGAATTGGACTCTAACAACGAGATTCTTTCCTTAAGTGATGCTGAGATCGTTGGAATTATAGATGTGGAACTTCAGCTGCTTAGTAGTTATGGTAATCCTTCTTATCCTGAACTACAATCTAAAAACGAGGGTGATGTGGCTAGACCTATCCCTGCAAGAGCAGAACTTGGAGCCATTGAAGACTCTTTTTGTATCCCTGAAAACAAATTTGAGCATGACAGTATTTTTGGTTATCCAATTTTACCTTGCAACAAAACAGAAGTTGTCAGTGAAAGAATTCATTCCGGGGCTGAGATATGTAGAAGTGGCCAAGAAGAATCTTGTACCAAGGGAATAACATGCTTGGTGGATATTGAGACTGTGACGCAAATGTCTGAAAGTGAACAAATTGCTGCTGGTTGTGATGGAAGTAATTCTGAGATGATAGGTGAAAGTGACAGTAAGGAGGATCAACCTCTTATTACAGATGACAATGTTGTTAATGCTGGAATTTCTTTCATGTCATCACAGAATTCTACTCCATGTTCAAGTCTTGGAACTGATTCAGATTCTGTAGGCCATCATCATTCACCCACAGTCCAGCCTGTAGAGAAGTGCTCATCTCCAGTAACTGCTGAACCAGTGACGGATGTCGATGAAGTACTAGATTGTTCTACTGTCACCAGTCCTGATGCCATCAACAGGGTTGCAGTCATGGAAGACCTTGAGGATAACCATGGTCGAAAGCTAGATTATCCTCCAAAAAGGTTATTTTCAGCCAGAAAG GCCATTTCACCATCTTCTCAGGAAAAGCTTCTTCAAGCTGTGGATGCTGATGAACTATATGATAAGATAAAACCGTCGA GAATACGTATTATaggacccaaagtcaaaatgaACTCTGATGGAGTCCTTAAGAAacggaagatgatgaagaatggATCTGCACAACTGGTTCCTAAAGGCATTCTCAAGGCTCCAAATGTTTCATTTATGGTACCACGTCATTGCTCTGAAGGTGCATCCATCCAGACTTGTGCAGACAAAGCTGTTTCATTCACGCAGAGGCAGATGCATGACATTGAGGTTCTAGCAACGAAGCTCATGAAGCAGTTAAAATCTATGAAAGAGATTGTTGAACAATCATTGCTCGTGGAAACTTTGCAAACTGATTCATGTTCATCTACACAATTGAAATATACTGTTGACAAG ATGAGGATGGCTACTGAAAATGCAGCAGAAGCCGAAGAAACTACAAAAAAATGGCTTTCCATGATGTCCAAGGACTGCAATCGTTTCTGCAAAATTTTG AAAACAACAGAGTtaaaagctgctgctgctgctgcatcatCATCACCGTCTGGCAATGAGGTCCacagaaagagaagaaaaataacaTTTGCTGATGAAACTGGTGGTAACCTCTGCCATGTCAAGATTTTCAAAGATGATCATGAATATCTTTTAGGTCCTGAAAGTGAAACAGCTATCTAG